AGCGCCCCGAAGTCGCGACCTACGGCGTCAGCGCCGAGGAAGCACGGCGTTTCGGTCTGCCATGCGGCGGCACGATGCAACTCGTGATCGAACCGCTCGCAGGCGATGCGTCGTTGACGGCCTTGAACGAACTCTGCCATCAGATCGCGGACGGCAATCTGATCGCGCGAGAACTGGATCTGGCGAGCGGCCGTGCGCGGCTGCGGCGTGCAGCGCCGGACGAGCAGCTGCGCTTCGACGGCAAGACGCTCGTGAGCGTGCATGGTCCGCGCTATCGGCTGTTGATTATCGGTGCGGGCGATCTGTCGCGCTTCCTGGCTGTGATTGCGAACGGACTCGGCTATCAGGTGACCGTATGCGACCCGCGCGAGGAGTACGCCGATGCGTGGCCCATTCACGGCGTGCGCCTCGTGCGGACGATGCCCGACGACACGGTGCTCGACATGCGCCTCGACGGACACAGCGCCGTCGTTGCGCTGACCCACGACCCAAAGCTCGACGATCTCGCGCTGATCGACGCGCTGCAGACCGACGCCTTCTATGTCGCGGCCATCGGGTCGCGGCGCAACAGCGACGCGCGGCGCGAGCGGCTCAGGCTGTTCGATCTCGGCGACAGGCAACTCGCGCGACTGCATGGCCCCGCGGGCATCTATATCGGCAGCAGGACGCCACCGGAAATCGCCGTGTCGATCGCGGCGGAAATGACGGCCGCGAAGAATGGCGTGAAGCTGCCGCACGCGCTTGAAGTGGCGCAAGGAAAGCGCGAGCAGGAACCGGGCGCGGTGTGCGCGGCGGCTTTGAGCAGCTAGATCGCGACATCCGGAGCGCGGCTATTCGCACTCCGGTTCCGACATGTCGCGCTGCGAATTGACGATCTGCCACCACTGCTGACGCAGTGCGTCGCGCAGAATCTTGCCGCGCGCGCTGCGCGGCAGCGC
This genomic interval from Paraburkholderia sabiae contains the following:
- a CDS encoding XdhC family protein, with the protein product MDSIDVSVLHDAVGWLKAGRRVVLVTVTRTWGSSPRPVGALLAMRDDGVVSGSVSGGCIEDDLMARARAQLLAGERPEVATYGVSAEEARRFGLPCGGTMQLVIEPLAGDASLTALNELCHQIADGNLIARELDLASGRARLRRAAPDEQLRFDGKTLVSVHGPRYRLLIIGAGDLSRFLAVIANGLGYQVTVCDPREEYADAWPIHGVRLVRTMPDDTVLDMRLDGHSAVVALTHDPKLDDLALIDALQTDAFYVAAIGSRRNSDARRERLRLFDLGDRQLARLHGPAGIYIGSRTPPEIAVSIAAEMTAAKNGVKLPHALEVAQGKREQEPGAVCAAALSS